In Brevinematales bacterium, the sequence CCAAGGAGACGATCCTAACTGGGTTCCACCATTACTTATGGATATAAAGAGAAAATTAAACAGAAAAAAGTCTTCTTTCTTAAAACATAATGAAGCAGAATTCTTCATAGCATACAAAAATAATAATCCTGTAGGTAGAATAGCAAGTATACTAAACAATATACATAATCAAAGGTACAACAAAAAAGATGGTTTTTTTGGTTTTTTTGAGAGCATAAACGATCAAGAAGTAGCAAATGCTCTATTTGATAAAGCTGTAGAATGGTTAAGAAACAAAGGATTAAACACCATATACGGACCTGCTAATTACTCAACAAATGAAGAATGGGGATTACTAATTGAAGGATTCGATACTCCTCCTTACATTATGATGCCACATAATCAAGATTACTATAAAAAACTTCTTGAAAACTATGGATTTAAAAAAGCAAAAGATTTGTACGCATGGTACTACGATACAACACTACCACTAGATGAAAAACTAATAAAACTTAAGGAAAAGATACTCAAAAGAACTAAATTCAAGATAAGAAATATAAATATCAAAGACATATGGAATGAAGTTGACAGAATAGTTGACATATACCACGACAGCTGGTCAGAAAACTTTTTTTTCATACCCTTAACTGAAGAAGATAAAATAGAAATAGCAGAATTTCTAGTATCAATAGTTTATCCAGAATTAGTTATAATAGTAGAAAATGAAAATGGAGAGCCTGTAGCATTTTCTGCGGCAGTACATAACTTAAACGAAGTACTAATAAAATGCAGAAGTAAAAACTTAAACTTACTTTACATACAGCAACTACTATGCCTAGCTTGTAGATTATACCTAAAGCCTAAAAATAAATTCAAAAGTGCTAGACTGCTACTAGCAGGTGTTAAAAAACAGTATAGAGGTCTCGGACTTGATCTACTACTATACATCACAAACTACGAAAACTCAAGAAAGATGGGTTATGAGTTTGGGGAATTATCCTGGACACTTGAAGACAATAGAATGATAAACGAAGGAATAGAAAAAATGGGTGGTAGAATACACAAAATATACAGGGTTTATTACAAAGATATATAATCAAAATACCATAGAAAGTCTTATAGATAAAACAGTCTTATTGTCTATAACATACAATTCTATAGGTACAGAAAACTCAAAATCGCGAATTAATGTTCTACTACTAATTCCTATCACAACAGCATAGCTACTAACAACTGAAAAATAACCACCAAGACCTACCCTTGCTCCAAACCAGTCAGAAAAATAATATAAAAAGTTATAAGTCCCAGCAACTCCCAATCCGAGTTTAGTAATAACAACACCAACCCCAAACTTTTCATAAAACTTTATACTAAAATCAATACCATAATCAAAATAGTAGTTTAAAAAATCATAGCTACTACCCACATAAAAAGAAATCCTAAAGTTATTATTAGAATAATAAATATTCGTATCACTAACAGAAGTATAATTAGTTACATAAACAAAGTTTGTAACTACTACGCTAACCTCATTGGTAAGGGAATAATAATTAGTATAATAGTTAGTAAAGTAATTAGTTACAATAAAAAGACTTAAAGATTCTTTAGATAATTCCTTAACCTTAAAAGATTCCACAACAGTTTCTCCTAGAACAGTTCTAACTATAACTCCATCTTTTGTTCTACCCACCTCAACTCCTTTGATACTCCTACCATCCATCTGTACCTCAACTACCTTTTCTGATATGAACTCTATAACAGCTATATTCCCCTCACTAAAATTAAGAATTCTACCATCATATGTCTTAAACGAAACTACTCCCCCTTTCTTTGAAAGCAACTTACCTTTAAATACTTCATTATTTTTCAGTATTAAAACATCAGAGAAAGCAGCATAACTAAATAAAAACAAACTAATCAGAATACTTAATTTTCTCAATATCTTTCTTGCTAAAACTTTTCCTTCCATTCCTAGTTTCGAAAATTATAAAGTTGTCTTTTATTTCTATCAAATTACCCTCAAAAACTTCGCCACTCTTCAAATATATTTTATTTTGGTATAAACTTCCAGTGCTTTTTTCTAGCTCTTCACCATTAACCCAAACCTTGCCATTATCAATAAGAATTTTAACCTCACTTGCTTGAAACTTATAGACGATCCCTCCTATCTTCAAAACAACTTCATTAAAATTTGAAGAAGGAATAAGCGCAAGATTCCCTTCAAAACCATCAGGAAGAGATATGATCAAAGAAGTACCATTCGAAGAAAGACTAACTTTATCAAGCAAAGACTTCTCACTCACATTACCTAATTCCAATAGACTACCAGCATATTTATAACTGTAAGTACTATTCAAGATATTAGAAGTAACTATGAACATTGTAAAAATAATAAGGACCACAGTCATACCTGAAAGTACTATAGAGAACAATCCCAACCTAGAGTTTAAAGATACATTTTCAGGATACTTATCATCCTCATCTATCAAAGCCATCTTCTTAAACTGATAGAATTTTTCAAAAACTCTTGACCTAACATTACTTTCTATAGCCTCTATAGCTCTTTCATCGACCTCATAGTTAAATGAATCGTACAAACTTTGACAATATTTACAATTTATGATATGACTCAAATCATTATCATCAAGCCCCAAAATCATCTTCTCTATATCAACATGCCTCATACTTAACCTCCTGAAATTTTTGATTTTATTTCACTTATTACTCTCTTCAAAACTCTCTTGACAGTCCTCACACTACAACCCTCAAATTCAGCAATTTCTTCTATCTTGTATCCCTCGAGTCTAAAAATTATCATTTCCTTATCCCTATCTGGAAGAGAATCTATTATATCCATGATTTGTTCTTTCATGCTTTCACTATCATCATTATAACTAAAACTCTGGGTAATCTCTTCAAACATCTTTCTATCTCTTTTCTCTTTTCTCTTTCTATCCCTTATTATGTTGATTGCAGTTTTAAAAAGAAAACTTTTAAAGCTACCTCTGGGTGAGTATCTTTTGATGTTCTCCAAGAGTTTTACAAAAGTCTCTTGTACAACATCAACAGACATATCGACATCTCTAGTATATCTATAAACAAATTTTATGAGTAGTTTACTATACTTATTATAAAGCTCATTAAACGATTCTTCATCACCACATATTATCCTGTATATCAACTCTGCTTCTGTATCCATATACTGATATGGTAAAGGAAAATAATAATATCTTAACACATAATTAAAACGAGTCATAAAATCAAAAAGTGTCAGAAAGAAAATCCAGAAACCATCAAAAACTTTTAAAACACCAGGACACTAAACCATAATAAAGTTTTACAATAAATCTCGCACTCTACACCAGGTAACAAAAACTAAAGTATTTTATCGTTAACATCATACACTATTGGTTCTTTCAACGTATCAAAAGAGATTTCACCATTAGCAATAAGAGAAAGTGTTTTTACAAGTATTTGATGTTCTTTTTCTAGCACTCTTTTAGCTAATGTGTCCGGAGTATCATCAGGAAATACCTTAACTTTTGCTTGCATGATAATCTTACCACCATCAACTATATCATTAGCAAAATGAACCGTACAACCATGTATCTTTTCACCAGCTTCCAAAACTCTTGTATGTGTTTCAAGTCCTGGATACTTAGGTAGAAGAGAAGGATGGATATTTATTACTCTATTTTTAAACGAAGATAATAAAGGCTCCTTTACTATTCTCATAAATCCCGCCATAACAACTATATCAACACAATACTTCCTCAAAACCCTTACATATTCCCACTCTCTATCAGTTTCAAATTTAGTTTTGTACTTACCTGGGTATATATACAAAGATTTAATTCCATAACTTCTAGCAACTTCAAGTCCTCTTGCTGAAGGATTATCACTTATAACAATAACAACTTTTCCGTTTATTCTACCTTCTCTACAGCTCTTTATTATTGCTTCCATATTTGAACCACGACCCGATATTAATATTCCTATTCTAAGCTTATCTCTTTTGTTAAGCAACCAAAGTATAAATCTTCTCAACCTAATAAAAAGACACACCATACTAAAAAACACCCCTTATAAACCCACCATCAACCTGAATACTAGCACCATTTATATAACTAGCCTTCTCTGAACACAAAAATACAACAAACTCAGATATCTCCTCAACACTACCAAACCTTCCAAGAGGTATTGAAGACTCTATTTCCTTCTTAACCTCTTCAAAACTTTTGTTTTGTTTTTTACTCCTATTCTCAATAAGCTTTATAGCTCTATCTGTATAGATATTACCAGTACATATTACATTGAATGTTATATTATCTTTCTTAATAGTTCTTGAAAGAGACTTCGAAAAAGCATTCAAACCAGAGCGAAAAACATTAGATAGCATAAGTCCCTCTATAGGCTCTTTCACAGCCATAGACGTCATATACACAATTCTACCCCAACCTTTATCTAACATTTTCGGTAAAAAATACCTTGTAAGCCTAACAGCAGACATAAGTATAAGTTCAAATGCGTAATACCAATCTTCACAACTCACATCAAAAAAATCTCCTGGCTTTGGTCCACCAGTATTAAAAACAAATATATCTACCTCTCCAACAGACTTATAAAGATTTTCAACATCTGACGACTTAGAAAGATCGCAAACAACAGAAGTTACATCTATACCAATATCCCTAAACTCTCTTTCAGCAGCAATTAGATTATTTTTGTTACTCGAAGATATGATCACTTTAGCTCCCTCAAGCCCTAAAGCTTTCGCTATTCCCTTACCAATACCTTTACTACTTGCGGTAACTAAAGCTTTCTTACCTTTTATACCTAACTCCATAAGGAAATTATTTAAATAAAATATCTCCTTATTCAAACTGAATTCTTACCAAACCCATTAAAACAACCATTACTATCACAAAGCTTACTAGTAAGATATTAATTAGTAAAAATCTACAAAAACTTCATTTAATAATACACATTATTGGTGTAATAGATAATCTTGTTAGAATTAGAGACAATTCTTCTGCCCTATTCTTATCAAGAGTCTATTACAAAAATTTTATATAAGGGGGTCTTATGAGATATTTTATATTAATATTAACCATTTTGGGACTATTAAAAATCTCTTCAGTAAACTGCTTCTCTTTAACTCTAAAAGAGCTAGATACAATAATCAGTACACTAAAATTAGATGGATACAAATTCATATCAAGGATTTCAGAAAAAGCTTAGAGAATAGAATACACTGTGGGAAAAGAAAAAAATGAATTTACTATTGAGTTAGGTCCCGAAACTGGTGATGAAGAACTTGATATAATATACATGTTTACAGTACTCAAAGAATATAAAGAAATAACTTCTCAAAACCTTAAAGAACTTATGTTCTTTTTGAAATCCAACAGCTCTTCTTTAGAAAGCGGTTTTTTCTCAATGTACACATACAATAACAAATGGTATTTGCTGTATAACTTATCGTTCAGAAGATCATCGTTTACACAAAGCAAATTCAAAGCAATGTTACTAATATCGACATTTCTCTTAAGCACTTATAAAGACTTGATAAGAAAAGGTAACTACGATTAAGGAGGTACTTTATGAGAAAACATATATTTATATTTCTTTTGACTATCACGGTAGTACTAACCGGATATTCTAACGACGAAAAAACTCTCAATCTAATCAATAGGATACTAATAGGATACAATGGAAGTAAGTATATTTTCCAAAAGCAAATTTCCACAAACTCTTGGGTAGTTCAGCATAACTACAACACTGTTTTTATACTAGCTTACCCTATGTATGTTAGCGCTATAGATTTTATAGAGGTCTACAACGACATAAGCACAGAAAAACTTTCAAAGGCACTCCTAAATAGCGGGTATTACGACAGTGAATATAACGAATATGGTGTCTTCTCCATAATGCAAAGTGAAGGTAAATATGTTCTTATCTACCTAGTAAAAATCGATCCCAATGATATAAGTACAAAAACACTAATCCATGCAATCCATAGGGTATCTGAAGCAATAACTAAATACAAAGGTTTTTAAAATATTTATAAGGTAACCTGCAAAAGGGAAGGAGGTTAGAAAAGTAATAGAAATGTACTATAATACTCTAGATGCTTATGAATAAATCAACTAGAGTGTTGGGATCAAATAGTTCTTTATAAGTTTTGATAGCAAAGTTATCAGTCATACCTGCAATATACCATGTAGCAAGCCTATGTCTCCATTCATCATCACTACTCGCAGAAAAGTAATCCCAATACTCTTGGTACTCTCTTGGATAGAGATTTCGCGAATTCTTATCTGAAAATACCTCATATAGCTTTTCTATTATCATTTCACACTTCTTCCTAGTCCTCAGTATATTTTTGCTTCTATATATAAGCTCATCTTCCAAAGCTCTCATAACCAAGTTTTTGTTCCTAGTAGATTCTTTTACTTGAAGCTTATAACTGTACCTACTCTCTTTGTCATCAA encodes:
- a CDS encoding RNA polymerase sigma factor, with protein sequence MTRFNYVLRYYYFPLPYQYMDTEAELIYRIICGDEESFNELYNKYSKLLIKFVYRYTRDVDMSVDVVQETFVKLLENIKRYSPRGSFKSFLFKTAINIIRDRKRKEKRDRKMFEEITQSFSYNDDSESMKEQIMDIIDSLPDRDKEMIIFRLEGYKIEEIAEFEGCSVRTVKRVLKRVISEIKSKISGG
- the purN gene encoding phosphoribosylglycinamide formyltransferase — encoded protein: MVCLFIRLRRFILWLLNKRDKLRIGILISGRGSNMEAIIKSCREGRINGKVVIVISDNPSARGLEVARSYGIKSLYIYPGKYKTKFETDREWEYVRVLRKYCVDIVVMAGFMRIVKEPLLSSFKNRVINIHPSLLPKYPGLETHTRVLEAGEKIHGCTVHFANDIVDGGKIIMQAKVKVFPDDTPDTLAKRVLEKEHQILVKTLSLIANGEISFDTLKEPIVYDVNDKIL
- a CDS encoding SDR family oxidoreductase, producing the protein MELGIKGKKALVTASSKGIGKGIAKALGLEGAKVIISSSNKNNLIAAEREFRDIGIDVTSVVCDLSKSSDVENLYKSVGEVDIFVFNTGGPKPGDFFDVSCEDWYYAFELILMSAVRLTRYFLPKMLDKGWGRIVYMTSMAVKEPIEGLMLSNVFRSGLNAFSKSLSRTIKKDNITFNVICTGNIYTDRAIKLIENRSKKQNKSFEEVKKEIESSIPLGRFGSVEEISEFVVFLCSEKASYINGASIQVDGGFIRGVF